Within the Aspergillus luchuensis IFO 4308 DNA, chromosome 5, nearly complete sequence genome, the region CAATACTAAGCAGTGCATGACGAAACGACCAACTTACGCACGCTTTAACTGCCGCAACCGCAAAGTCAAGGCAAGGATGCATCTATTCCCTTGCAGGTGCTCAAAAATCTTATGGACTCACTGACTGGTCTAAAAATCTATTCAAAGCCAAGGTTGATTTATCCTCTGCTATTCCTACAGGTGATCTGATCTGCATGATGTGATCGTGTGAAGCCATGCAGTCCTTGCGCTGTGTCAGGAGAATCTGCCATGTATAGGCATGCTATCAGCGAGCAGGACCGGGACTTTCGGAAGAATTGGAAATTTTTTGGACGTTCTAAAGCAAGAAGAAATTATACTTTAAGCTGAGCTTGCAGAGATAGAATGGCTAGCGAGGATTCCCTCCACCCAAGCTACACAGAGGGGTAAGATCAAGACCAGACTAAGTGACACCCGCTCGATTCAGAAAACCACGCTCCACTTTTAGGCCTATTGCTAAAagcgatgatgaatatgTCAATATCAGCTACGCTCATTGAACACGTATTCGCTAGAGCGGTCTGATATTAGCTAGGTTAATCAAGTACAATCACCTAAATTCTAGAATTGTGATCATCAGAAGCTCCCAAGTTATGGTATAGCCTTGTTAGCATGATCCAGTACTCAGAATCTCCGGGCACTATGGCGCGCCTATCATGATTTGGAATTGCACAGAGGCCCACTAGGCATGAAGCATAACAACGGCAGACCGCGAAAGCCCGAAGCCTCGCAGCAGGAGTGGAGACGTGTTCCTATGGGCGACGAGATAAGCCATGTCACATGCAACAAAGACCGTCCAGGCGCCCGCCCAGCAGGCCCACTATATACTGACCGGAGTATAGGCCGGCTGGAGCATAGATGCTGCGGCGACCCCAAGTTCAGATTTCAGGGTTCTGTTGTCGTAACGAGAAATAACGCAGGGGAGGGAAAAAttgagaaaggaaaaaaaaaaaaagaaagaaaaataagaaagaaagaaaagaaagaaagaacaaatgATATTGATACAATGTTAGGTGGGTCTAATGAGGGAATTTATCTTTGGCCAATACTATCGCTCAATGTCGTCTGGCTTTCTATTGTAGGAAAGAGGGACGTCAGCTAACTATGGGTCGGAATCCAAGGTTTTGTGCTCCTTcttgatcatcttcatggaAGTCAAAGAAGATCGGGCAAATCGCAGTGATGCacttatttcttttcgaATCCGTGAGGTTGCGTTTGCTACTCGTGTACCGAAAAgcatactatatataaaataacacATGCGACGTTCTGTCGTCTCCGTGATTGCCACCATCCAGCACAAACACCATGTGTGCCGAGTCAAATGTCCAGACACGATGGTGAACGTAGAGCTAATCGTCAAAAAAAGGCCAAGTTGGAATCTAAACTCATAGCAAGCGTGAAAACAAGATGTTGGTGCGCCTACTCCCTAGTAGGCAAGGCTGCATATCGCTATCACGTGACCATATACACTTTGTTTACTTCAACTCGCGCGCGGCTATTCCGTACGTAGCCTAGATAACGACGATTCAAGCAGCTTTAGCCTAGACTCTCCCCTTCTAATGAACGTTCCTATGGTGTAACATATATTGTTGAGTATGTATATCGGGCCCATCACGCTACAATCCAAGTATGACCGCAGAGACAGCTGGAGCCGAGTGATAAATAAACTAGCTTCTTTGTCAAAGTAGACAAGGAGATACGGAAAGCTCGACCACACATACAGAAAAAACAATTGGCAGACATGGGAGGGCATGCATGGTGTGCAGACGGCAGAAGAGCAGGTTGGCACGGGTTACTTGTAAATCCGTTTCCGAACACAATTCTAGGGCCGGTAAAAAGCGGGGTGTCGGCCCTACTCTGATCCGGCTCCCAGCTACTCAAGGTCAGACGGGAGAAACCTGGAGccaggaaggagatgatgacgtGGTCAGGTCATGTGACCATATCCATTCCCACAGGCCATGACAGTTCTTGACGAGACACGAAGTTCGTCAGGAGAATAATAGTGAAGCAACAACTCCACGGGGGGTATCCTGACGCACCATGTCTGCGGGTTTTGATACCCTCAAAGCACTGTTGTCGCGGTAATTTACCTCGATCTTGGTATTGAGACATGGGTTAAGACATGATTTATAGCATGCGAGAGGATGGGAAGTTCTCAGATCTCGCGGTCAAATGCCAATCTTCAACCTTCCACGTTCATTGTTGCATTGTGTGCCCACAGTCGCCATTTTTCGACAAGGCGGCAAATGGTAATTTCGAGGTAAATGGGTTGGCGATATAACCCAAAGCCTGGTCGTTAACTTCCACCTACATAGGAATCTGAATCCCGCGTCATCAACATTCACGATGACCCTTTCATCGTATCCAAGttgtttgattttctttACCGTGCGGACTACGATGACTCACCTGACAATACGGATGATCCAGCTGCGGATAATGAATCTGCTGCGAACGAAGAGGAAATATTACCGACAGAGCGTATCTCCCAAGATGCTCTTTCAAGGCAGTGGAGGCGTGCACAGACCAATGTgcaaatctatattatagcCGATAAGTATATGATTGAAGGATTGAAAGATATATCCAAAAGAAAGTTGAATTCCAACATGGAAAATAACTGGGACGACTGCGGATTTCTCACGGTTGTCAGCGATGTGTATGGGTCTCAGTGTCCGCCAAGATCAGACCTACGTGAAATTATCATACGCTTTGCTCTTCGACATCTCGGTACGCTTCAGAAATTCCGGCAGTTTGATGACGCTCGAAAAGAATACCCCGAGTTTGTGTATGAACTGTCCACGGCTTTGATAGAACGAGTTGTCGAATTGGAAAAGAGAACATGGTAGGGGTGCCTTTGTCCAGAACCTCACCCGCCTAGACTGTAAGGCTTAGTAATTCTATTTAGTGACAATCAGATTGTTAAGCCGAGTATCTTCCGCTCTGTTCCTGTTCCATCCGTGCGACAAACGCCCAGACGTTTCTACTGCGGGCTTTGTACTAGGTCTTTCGAGAGCAGAACTGGCCTTCGGCAGCATGACAGCGCTGTACATAGCTGGTGCACTGATTGTGGACAACCATTCCGGTCGCCCGAAAAAGCTCGAAAACACCGCCTGagcagacatggtgggtTTTAGTGGGAAGAGAACTTGTCCATTGTATTTAGTGTGGAAGGTACATCTGCTTCGTGGCACGGATGTCGCACGGTCGTTGTTATGGTGCCCCTGGAAATTGAAACATACGGATCCTTCTGTAAAGAATGGACGGCCAGCTGTCAGCAGCGCCCCTGTGGAGCAAGAATGACCAATAGGTTAGCCCCAGCTCGTGGGTCGGCCCCCCAGGGCGCATTGTTGGACAACTGAGAAGGTAGATCTGCAGTATGGCACCTGTTTAGCCGCACGCAATCGCACAGTGAGGTCCGTTTCTCGCCATCAAAGTCGCCGTGCTCACGGGCGCGATGCCTTGTTGCCTTGGGACAATCGGCACGCATTCGGATTTACTCATACTCCGTCCCAGCGACTCTGGAAGACCATGGCAATGCGAGAGCTGCTTTTCCGCTTACTAGCGTCTCATAGTAAGTATCCTTGTCACGACACATAAGGTGCGTCTTTCTTGCGCTGTTATTCTTGTATCGGACAATGCTAACTCAGCAGATAGCGGCTGTTGCaattgaggttgaggagcgtAGGACGGCAATGTTTCTTAGTCAGCACCTTGAAGGCTCTTCGGTGATCGTCTACAGGCTCAATGGTACTGGTTTCCTCTTGCTGCCGATAGAGCCGGGCTGCAACCGATACGGTTCCTTCTCCTGGAGTTGCAACTCCACTGCGCCGTTTGTCAGTCCGCAATCTGTTGCTCAACTTTCGTGTATGACCCCTCCAGAGTAGGCAGTGGTCGCTGCTTTCCCATGCGTGACGGAAGGAAAAGGGCGCGGATTGGAAGCGGGCTTTTGACACCCATCTGGTCACAAGGTCCTTTCGCTCCGCTGGCTAAGGATCTTGACAAGTTGCATTGTTTCTACCCATCGTTGAAATGCACCGGGCCTCTTCGTCAGGAGGTGTTATGGTTGATCGCTGAAGTTTCTGAACAATGAGGCGGCGATTTCATGGGCATGAGGGCGGCGGGAGCGTAGAGCAAGTGCTGGCGAGTGAAGAACGGAGCTCAGACCGCCCTTTAACCCTTCCAGGTGCGCGCTATTGCCCTGATAGAATACGCCAGAGGCTGTTACTGCTGGATTGGGTATTATCCAGCTTCCCCGATAGGCATTGGGTTCCCCGCGAGAGACAGTAGCTGATACTAGCTGGTCGCTATTTGCGAATTAATATACTGCCATTGTCCATATCTTCCACCATTGATAAGAGGCAATGTCTATATATTGGTCCAATGCATTGCATTCTTATCAGATGGCTTCGGGAATATGCGAAGACCCCTGAGAATGAATCAGGACTATTACCAACTGGGGTTCTATGTGGTGAAACAACAACTCGCCTTTGTCAGCCAAAACGTAATCTACCTACATTCATTCCGAATTGGTCAGCCCGAATTGGCCTCATCTTTGGAATTCGCTGGGATGATCCAACGCCATTGCCTAAACGACTGGCAGCATAAGAGGACCATTCTGGTGGGTCGGTTTTTAGAAAAGTTCTGACATCTAGATCCCATGCCGTCCATAGCATGTTTGCTGGATGGCGGACGTGAGATGTAGGTGTAGGCTCTTCCCGTGGATCTTCTCATGATGACGTCACATGCGACCGTAGATCATCTCTAATCGCCCCACCGACCACTTCCTTGCCCATCAGCTCGGTCCCAGACACCGCGTTGGACGTGGGATTTAGTCGGGCAAAACCACATGTGCTCGTCAGTGGGCATCGAATATCTCCATCAAGAGCTCACCACCGCAGAGGCGATCCAGATCTGCGAACGGTTCCAGGGAACCGCATGGCGGCCGGGCCGCCAGGTGATGTGGAGCGGCGTACCCCGTGCCATCGTTCAGCAATGGGCAGATGCACACGGGATGCAGACGCTAACCACGGCGATGGGCCCTCTCATGGTCCATGACCATCCGCAATGTCGGCAGCTCCATAAATCGAAGCAACGTTGGAGCAGATATATGCACGGCGCATCGGCTCTTTTTGCCTCTCATATTGCACAAGACGGGGGAACAGTCACAGTCGTGACGTCTCCACCTCCCGAAAGATTCAACCCGCATGGAGGGACAAACTACCAAGCAATCGAAGACCCAATTttgaagggggaaagaggatCGTGCTGCgtcaagaagatcgaacTGGTGCACCCCACTGTGCCTGGCGCAGAAGAATTCTGCTATGAGATATGGCCTGAGGACGAGACCGACTCTTGGACTGCGAAGTTCGCCAAAGCTAGCAAGTCCGCTCCACACCCTCAATGGAAGCATCCCAAACCAAGACGGGCAAGGCTATAGGATTCATAAGTTGTGGAGCGTCCCGATGTCGAGCCAAACTTTGACTGCCACATTGCCTACAGAAGAAGGTTTCCTACGCATGCCTGAGGAAGCAAGTTCAGGTTTCAAAAATGATTCATTTGTCAGCTatctggctgggttggagggtgGCTCAGATTGCCGTCGGATGGAGATATCACGCTAGAGGGGCTCTGACCGAGCGTATCACCGTACGTTTGGTGAAGAGGCCCTCAAAAGTGAACACCGATGAGCGTCATCGACATGTTGATGAAAAGTGAATTTCGTGATCTTGCAGCAACTGTCCGGCGAGGCTCCTGCCGGTTAAATTGTTCCACAAAAGTTGCAATCCAACTTCAATAACTTGTGCGACCCCAGCATCTGTGCTCTGAGTTAGCTGTAGAATAGAAAATCCTTCGTATTACTCACCACAGCTACAAATGAATCATTTCTGGAacctggggaggaagatacctgctgctggggtggcGAAGGTACTGTTGGCGCTGAAGCGGGAGCGCGTGCGCCAAGAACCAACACGTGACGTGCCGTAGTGCGACGGTTGTAGATACATAGAAAGAAATCGTACACTAACTCCACCCGTTTGGGCGGCCTGATATAGTGTCAGCTCGTGTTGTATAGTTTTTGGAAGCAGAGTCGGAGATCTGTGATTCTGTACTCACTTAGGAGAGCAAAGGCTTGCCCTTGGGCACTGTCCTCCTCGCTGTCGTCCGCCAACATGTTGGCGCTCCCATTACACTATTCTACAACCCCTAGATCGAGATCACTATGCTCTGCGGTCCCATGTTCCCTTGCCACCGCGGCGTGGCTGTGGGCACCTATCTGGGCAGAGTGCGAGGCCTGCAATCCTAACCTGGTCCGCAGGTCCTGTAGCCGCCTATACTGGGGTGGGCTACTTCCACGCATGTCGAGATTAAAGACACAAGTTGAAACTGGAAAGACCAGTCCAGGTGTATAGTACTGTACTGTATGACGTGAAAAGCGTGCTATAGACGAACGTGGACTTGAATATCAAAGCAGATGTGACCCCCGAACTTTCCCGGACAGTGTTCCAGGCCGTGTGTTGTTCAGGCGATTAGGTTTCCATCATCACAGTAGAACGCAAGGTC harbors:
- a CDS encoding BTB/POZ domain-containing protein (COG:S;~EggNog:ENOG410PT2C;~InterPro:IPR000210,IPR011333;~PFAM:PF00651;~go_function: GO:0005515 - protein binding [Evidence IEA]), producing the protein MSAGFDTLKALLSRMREDGKFSDLAVKCQSSTFHVHCCIVCPQSPFFDKAANGNFEESESRVINIHDDPFIVSKLFDFLYRADYDDSPDNTDDPAADNESAANEEEILPTERISQDALSRQWRRAQTNVQIYIIADKYMIEGLKDISKRKLNSNMENNWDDCGFLTVVSDVYGSQCPPRSDLREIIIRFALRHLGTLQKFRQFDDARKEYPEFVYELSTALIERVVELEKRTW
- a CDS encoding uncharacterized protein (COG:S;~EggNog:ENOG410PPVJ) — protein: MCSSVGIEYLHQELTTAEAIQICERFQGTAWRPGRQVMWSGVPRAIVQQWADAHGMQTLTTAMGPLMVHDHPQCRQLHKSKQRWSRYMHGASALFASHIAQDGGTVTVVTSPPPERFNPHGGTNYQAIEDPILKGERGSCCVKKIELVHPTVPGAEEFCYEIWPEDETDSWTAKFAKASKSAPHPQWKHPKPRRARL